The DNA window CAGCTCCTGCTCCGAGGGGATCTTGTCGCCGGGCTTGTACGTCCCCATCTCGATGGAGGCGCGAACGTCCTCGTAAATCTTCTGGTACAGCAGGGATGACTTTGCCATCACTCAACTCCGAGCCTGTCTCTAACACGTATATGACATCTTATTCATCGTAACCGATGCCGCCTCTCCCCATGACACAAATCGGCGACCGCCCGGCTCGAGAGCCAAGCGGCCGCCAACTGAAGGGAGGGCAAATCTGAGCTACTTCTCGGTGCTGTAGTTGTCACGCACGCCATCGAGCTTCTTGCTGCCGATGCGCTTGTGGAACAGCGGGTCCTTGGGGATGGACGGGTCCACGCCGTGGTCCTGCGCCGCAAAGCACGAGACGACCTGCATCGGGATGATGTACTCCCAGCACGAGAACAGCGGGTCCTCGGTGAACGGGACGATGCAGTCAAAGTCCGTGGGGGCATCGACGCCCTGTGGGGAGGCGATGAGGTAGTTGTGGCTCGTCCACTCGCTCAGGATCTCGATGAGCTTGAGCGTCCTGGGCTTGTAGTCGCCCTCGGAGGCCAGGTAGAACAGGTAGCTGTCCTCGCTGATCGAGTTGTAGATGCCGTGGAAGAACTCCTCGATGTCATAGCCGGTGACGCCCACGCGCACGGTCTCGAGCGTCTTGAGCGCACCCTCGAGCACGTCGCCGTACATGCCGTCGTAGCCCACGACGATGATGCGCTTGGCGTCGAACAGGTCCTTGGAGATGCGCTGGTACCAGGCAACGGCGGCGTCGGTGACGGCCGGGAGGTTGGCGGTGACCTTCTTCATGCGCGCCACGTAGCCCTCGACGGTCTGGGCGTCCACGATGCCCTTGGCCTGCGCGAGCTCGGTGAGCATGACCATGAGCGTGGCGATCGAGCCGGCGTAGCCCTTGGTCTTGGCGCCGCACAGCTCGTTGCCGAGAACCTCGAGCAGCGTCTTGGTCTGGGCGTGCTCGAACACGAGCGCCGTGGGGTTCTCGCTCACCGCGGCGGTCAGCAGGCCGCGCTCGGCGGCCGCGTCGAGGCCCTCGACCGTCGAGAGGCTCTGGCCGCCCTGGGAGATGCCGATGACCAGCGACTTCTTGTCATAGACCTTCTCGTCGCGGGCAAAGCGGGTGGGGTACATCGGGATGATCTTCCAGCCCGTGAGCTCCTCGAGGTAGAGCTTGGCGGAGACGCCCGAGTGGTAGCTCGTGCCCGAGCCGATGATGTAGACCGTCTCGATGTCTGCGTCCTTGAACTGCTCGACGAACTCGGCGCAGATGCGGGCGCGCTCGTCGATGATGTGGTTGAGGACGTCGGGGGTCTCGCGGATGTAGTCGTACATGATGCTAGCCATTAGAGCACTCCAATGATTGCGCCGAGGATGCCGAGGATGATGAGGCCGTACATGATGTTGGTGGTCTTGACGCCCTTCTTGAGGAAGGCAAAGCAGCCAAACGTCAGGCCCAGGGGAAGGATAGAGGGCAGGATCTGGTCAAAGATGCTCTGCAGCTCCACCGTGCTCTCGCCCACCGTGATCGTGAGCGGCGTGGTGAAGGTGACCATCGAGGCGATCATCGCGCCCACCACGCACAGGCCCAGGATCTTGGCGCAGTTCGTGAGCAGCTCGATCGTGCCCGACTTCTGCATGGAGTCGATGAACCCAACACCGCTCTTGTAACCGATCTTGAGGCCGTAGTAGCGCACGAGCAGAGCCGGGACGTTGAAGATGAGCAGGAACAGCAGCGCGCCGAGAATGGAGCCCTGCTGGGCCAGGCCGCAGCCCACGCCAGCGGCGATGACGCGGAACGTGCCCCAGAAGAACGAGTCGCCGATGCCCGCGACGGGGCCCATGAGGGCGGTCTTGAGCGAGGTAATCGACTCGGTGTCGAACTCGCGACCCTCGAGCTCGGCCTTGCGGTTCTCCTCCTCCATGGCCACGCAGGCGCCCGTGATGAAGGTCACGACCTGCGGCGTGGTGTTGAAGAACGACAGGTGGCGCGCCATGGCCTGCGCGCGCTGCTCGTCATCGGGGTACAGGCGCTTGAGCACCGGGACCATCGAGTAGCAGAAGCCCACGTTCTGCATGCGCTCGTAGTTGAACGCGGCCTGCAGCGGGAAGGAGCGCCAGAAGACCTTGCGCATGTCCCCCTTGGTGACGAGGCCGCCTTCCTTGAGGGGCTCTTCGAGGTTAGCCATTACAGTTCACCATCCAGGTCATCGGAGTCGGCAGCTTGGGCGGCAACGGTGAGGCCGGCAAGCTCTTCGCGGCGCTTCACGGCGGTCTGGTAGACCACGTAGGCGATGATCGCGCCCACGATGGCCACGCCCGTGGTGCTCATGCCGAGCAGCGCGGTAAGGACGAAGCCCACGAACAGGTAGGCGGCGTTGGCCTTGTCGAAGATGAGGTTCATCAGGATCGCGATGCCCAGCGCCGGAAGCATGCCGCTCGCGACCTCGAAGCCGTGGAGCAGCTGGTCAGGCAGCCAGTCAACGAAGTCGCTGATGACCTGCGAGCCCAGCAGCACGCCGAGGAACACCACGAGGAAGGACGTGAGCCAGAACAGTGCGGCGCCGCCCCACAGAGCACGCGAGATGCCCTTGTCGTCGCCCTTCTCGGCCGCCTTATCCGCCATGCGGCAGAAGCCGAGGTTGAGCGTACGGTCGAGGATGCCCAGCAGCTGGCCAAGCGTGGCGATGGGCAGGGAGAGGGCCACCGCGGTGCCGGTGTCGAGGCCGGAGAGGATGGCGAACGCCGTGGAGAGGATGCCGCCGCAGACGACCTCGGGCGGAACCGCCGCGCCGATGCCCACGGCGCCCATCATGACGAGCTCCACCGCCGCGCCCATGGTGATGCCCGTCTGGACGTCGCCA is part of the Parolsenella massiliensis genome and encodes:
- a CDS encoding PTS sugar transporter subunit IIC → MVVQALLLGALAGFGMWDGRVAGQTMFERPLVLGPIVGLILGDVQTGITMGAAVELVMMGAVGIGAAVPPEVVCGGILSTAFAILSGLDTGTAVALSLPIATLGQLLGILDRTLNLGFCRMADKAAEKGDDKGISRALWGGAALFWLTSFLVVFLGVLLGSQVISDFVDWLPDQLLHGFEVASGMLPALGIAILMNLIFDKANAAYLFVGFVLTALLGMSTTGVAIVGAIIAYVVYQTAVKRREELAGLTVAAQAADSDDLDGEL
- a CDS encoding SIS domain-containing protein; the protein is MASIMYDYIRETPDVLNHIIDERARICAEFVEQFKDADIETVYIIGSGTSYHSGVSAKLYLEELTGWKIIPMYPTRFARDEKVYDKKSLVIGISQGGQSLSTVEGLDAAAERGLLTAAVSENPTALVFEHAQTKTLLEVLGNELCGAKTKGYAGSIATLMVMLTELAQAKGIVDAQTVEGYVARMKKVTANLPAVTDAAVAWYQRISKDLFDAKRIIVVGYDGMYGDVLEGALKTLETVRVGVTGYDIEEFFHGIYNSISEDSYLFYLASEGDYKPRTLKLIEILSEWTSHNYLIASPQGVDAPTDFDCIVPFTEDPLFSCWEYIIPMQVVSCFAAQDHGVDPSIPKDPLFHKRIGSKKLDGVRDNYSTEK
- a CDS encoding PTS system mannose/fructose/sorbose family transporter subunit IID, with product MANLEEPLKEGGLVTKGDMRKVFWRSFPLQAAFNYERMQNVGFCYSMVPVLKRLYPDDEQRAQAMARHLSFFNTTPQVVTFITGACVAMEEENRKAELEGREFDTESITSLKTALMGPVAGIGDSFFWGTFRVIAAGVGCGLAQQGSILGALLFLLIFNVPALLVRYYGLKIGYKSGVGFIDSMQKSGTIELLTNCAKILGLCVVGAMIASMVTFTTPLTITVGESTVELQSIFDQILPSILPLGLTFGCFAFLKKGVKTTNIMYGLIILGILGAIIGVL